A DNA window from Longimicrobium sp. contains the following coding sequences:
- a CDS encoding sugar transferase — translation MSAGRGYAAAKRAFDLAAAAAGVVALSPLLLSVALAVKLDSRGPLFYRGERIGLGGRRFRIFKFRTMRPDAERMGTTTALGDPRITRVGRFLRRYKLDELPQLLNVLSGEMSVVGPRPEVEEHTREYAGDELEILTVKPGITDYSSIRFVALDEVLGSEDPHTLFVTRYRAEKNRLRVEYVRNRSFAEDLRIIFLTLAAVAGKARRKKPAAAEG, via the coding sequence GTGAGCGCGGGGCGGGGCTATGCCGCGGCCAAGCGCGCCTTCGACCTGGCCGCGGCCGCGGCGGGCGTGGTGGCGCTCTCTCCCCTGCTGCTCTCGGTGGCGCTGGCGGTGAAGCTGGACTCGCGCGGGCCCCTGTTCTACCGCGGCGAGCGGATCGGCCTGGGCGGGCGGCGCTTCCGCATCTTCAAGTTCCGCACGATGCGGCCCGACGCCGAGCGGATGGGAACGACCACGGCGCTGGGCGACCCGCGCATCACCCGCGTGGGCCGCTTCCTGCGCCGCTACAAGCTCGACGAGCTCCCCCAGCTCCTCAACGTGCTCTCGGGGGAGATGAGCGTCGTCGGCCCGCGGCCGGAGGTGGAGGAGCACACGCGCGAGTACGCGGGCGACGAGCTGGAGATCCTCACCGTGAAGCCGGGGATCACCGACTACTCGTCGATCCGCTTCGTGGCGCTGGACGAGGTGCTGGGCAGCGAGGATCCGCACACCCTGTTCGTCACCCGCTACCGCGCGGAGAAGAACCGGCTGCGGGTGGAGTACGTGCGCAACCGCTCGTTCGCCGAGGACCTGCGCATCATCTTCCTGACGCTGGCGGCTGTCGCCGGCAAGGCGCGGCGGAAGAAGCCCGCCGCCGCCGAGGGGTAG
- a CDS encoding aldo/keto reductase — METVALGRTGVRVSRIGFGCAAMGGYDYGAADDRASIGAVHRALELGISLFDTADVYGLGHAEEVLGRALAGRRDEAVVATKVGVRWDASGRTRRDLSPGYVAQAVEASLRRLRMERIDLLQLHWPDPETPLEDTLGAAERLREAGKVAVLGCCNFDAALVERGQRAARLESLQLPYSLAERGHEAVIHLAAHGHGMAVMTYNALAQGLFTGKYGRGSAFEGTDLRQRSPLFRGEALERNLATLDRLREVAAAHGKTPAQTAVRWLLDAPGVAVVLTGVRTARQAEENAAATGWSLSDDERAYLEGADASPITAGSATPNESTEG; from the coding sequence GTGGAGACCGTGGCACTGGGACGCACCGGGGTGCGCGTCTCCCGCATCGGCTTCGGGTGCGCGGCCATGGGCGGCTACGACTACGGCGCCGCCGACGACCGGGCCAGCATCGGCGCCGTGCACCGCGCGCTCGAGCTGGGGATCAGCCTGTTCGACACGGCCGACGTCTACGGGCTGGGGCACGCGGAGGAGGTGCTGGGCCGCGCGCTCGCGGGTCGCCGCGACGAGGCCGTCGTGGCGACCAAGGTTGGCGTGCGCTGGGACGCCTCGGGACGCACCCGGCGCGACCTCTCCCCCGGCTACGTGGCCCAGGCGGTGGAGGCGAGCCTGCGGCGGCTGCGGATGGAGCGGATCGACCTGCTGCAGCTGCACTGGCCCGACCCGGAGACGCCGCTGGAAGACACGCTGGGCGCCGCCGAGCGGCTGCGCGAGGCGGGGAAGGTCGCCGTCCTCGGTTGCTGCAACTTCGACGCGGCGCTGGTGGAGCGCGGGCAGCGCGCCGCCCGGCTGGAGTCGCTGCAGCTGCCGTATTCGCTCGCCGAGCGCGGGCACGAGGCCGTCATCCACCTCGCGGCCCATGGCCACGGGATGGCGGTGATGACGTACAACGCGCTGGCGCAGGGGCTGTTCACCGGCAAGTACGGGCGCGGCTCCGCCTTCGAGGGAACGGACCTGCGGCAGCGCAGCCCGCTTTTCCGGGGCGAGGCGCTGGAGCGCAACCTGGCCACGCTCGACCGCCTGCGCGAGGTGGCGGCGGCGCACGGGAAGACCCCGGCGCAGACGGCCGTCCGCTGGTTGCTCGACGCGCCCGGCGTTGCCGTGGTGCTGACGGGTGTCCGCACCGCGCGGCAGGCCGAGGAGAACGCGGCGGCCACGGGATGGTCGCTGAGCGACGACGAGCGCGCGTATCTTGAAGGCGCCGACGCTTCCCCCATCACGGCGGGGAGCGCCACACCCAACGAGTCCACTGAGGGATGA